A region from the Achromobacter seleniivolatilans genome encodes:
- a CDS encoding DMT family transporter gives MSYLFPLFAILFWAGNVIVSKMAASAISPTAITFYRLVLALFLMGLFTARPAWRNRKVILRHWPKLALYGALSSAVFQALSYRAAETTTATNMAILTALIPLLSMLLSVLILRDPLTLGMAAGGVMSFLGLLYLVGQGDMLSVFQHGIHVGDGLMLLAALSYALYGVLLRHWKVPVPAWQSTFVQSIFALLYMFPLYLRVPAAQAALDVNTIPLILYAGIFSSVLLSFLWIEGVQRLGPNRCSIFINLLPLFTALAAFMMLHEQLHAYHLLGGLVTLGGVLLAQTVQRPLFGRVARSGLASGRP, from the coding sequence ATGTCCTATCTGTTCCCGTTGTTCGCCATCTTGTTCTGGGCGGGCAATGTCATTGTGTCCAAGATGGCCGCCAGCGCCATCTCGCCTACCGCCATTACGTTTTATCGGCTGGTGCTGGCGCTGTTTCTGATGGGCCTGTTTACCGCCCGGCCAGCCTGGCGCAACCGCAAGGTGATCTTGCGACATTGGCCCAAGCTGGCGTTGTACGGCGCGCTGTCATCAGCCGTATTTCAGGCGCTGTCATACCGTGCCGCCGAAACCACGACGGCCACCAACATGGCCATCCTGACGGCGCTGATTCCTTTATTGAGCATGCTGCTCAGTGTGCTGATTCTGCGCGACCCGCTGACGCTGGGCATGGCTGCGGGCGGTGTGATGTCGTTCCTGGGTTTGCTGTACCTGGTCGGGCAGGGTGACATGCTGAGTGTGTTTCAGCATGGCATTCATGTGGGCGATGGCTTGATGCTGCTGGCCGCGCTGTCCTACGCCTTGTACGGGGTGCTGTTGCGCCACTGGAAGGTGCCAGTCCCGGCCTGGCAATCCACGTTCGTGCAGTCGATTTTTGCGCTGCTGTATATGTTCCCCTTGTACTTGCGTGTACCGGCCGCCCAGGCCGCGCTGGATGTGAACACGATTCCGCTCATTCTTTATGCCGGCATTTTCTCGTCCGTGTTGCTGTCCTTCCTGTGGATCGAAGGCGTGCAGCGGCTGGGCCCCAACCGTTGCAGCATCTTCATCAATCTGCTGCCGTTGTTCACGGCGCTGGCCGCGTTCATGATGCTGCACGAGCAACTGCACGCTTACCACCTGTTGGGCGGTCTGGTGACATTGGGCGGCGTGTTGCTGGCGCAAACGGTACAGCGCCCGTTGTTTGGCCGAGTGGCGCGCAGCGGACTGGCCAGCGGCAGGCCGTAA
- a CDS encoding D-amino acid dehydrogenase, giving the protein MRVCVIGAGVVGVTSAYFLARQGHDVVLVDSQPRPAEVSSYANGGQLSYSYVAPLAGPGVLPSVPGWLLRQDSPLRFRPRLDPHQWRWCLQFVLACRASVAKASTAQLLGLSYLSRDVMHTLLTQEDLDFGHLKNGKLIAYRSADLLDKARALVAYQAGHGADQQVLDAAQTLAMEPALAAMGKQLAGAIYTPSEEAGDCRQFTEALFDRLQALGNVECAMSNPVSGLQREGRRIVAVNTRDGDIGADAVVLATGIGTRSLLKPLGHDVPLYPLKGYSLSVPLADGETVAPRISVTDYERRIVYARVGGVLRIAAMVDIGSGSADIDTARVELLKRQVQEAFPALDLRQAIPWAGLRPATPTGKPLIGRSPAADNLWLNIGQGALGFTLACGSAALLTAQMGGVELPLDPAPFRP; this is encoded by the coding sequence ATGCGCGTTTGCGTAATTGGCGCTGGCGTCGTGGGTGTGACGTCGGCCTATTTCTTGGCGCGCCAGGGCCACGACGTGGTGTTGGTGGACAGCCAGCCCCGGCCGGCAGAGGTGTCCAGCTATGCCAATGGCGGGCAGCTCAGTTATAGCTATGTGGCGCCGCTGGCGGGTCCGGGTGTATTGCCCAGCGTGCCCGGCTGGCTGCTGCGCCAGGATTCTCCGCTGCGCTTTCGCCCGCGGCTTGATCCGCATCAATGGCGCTGGTGTCTGCAATTTGTGCTGGCGTGCCGCGCATCGGTAGCCAAGGCATCGACTGCGCAATTGCTGGGTTTGTCGTATCTCAGCCGTGACGTCATGCATACCTTGCTGACGCAGGAAGACCTGGATTTTGGTCATTTGAAGAACGGCAAGCTCATTGCCTACCGCAGCGCAGACTTGCTGGACAAGGCGCGCGCGCTGGTGGCCTATCAGGCGGGGCATGGCGCGGATCAGCAAGTGCTGGACGCCGCCCAGACCCTGGCGATGGAGCCAGCGCTTGCCGCCATGGGCAAGCAACTAGCGGGCGCGATATATACCCCCAGTGAAGAAGCTGGCGACTGCCGCCAATTCACCGAAGCCTTGTTTGACCGCCTGCAGGCACTCGGCAATGTGGAATGCGCCATGTCCAATCCAGTGTCCGGCTTGCAGCGCGAAGGCCGCCGCATCGTCGCGGTGAACACGCGCGATGGCGACATAGGCGCAGATGCCGTTGTGCTGGCCACCGGCATAGGCACGCGCTCGTTGCTTAAGCCGCTGGGCCACGATGTGCCTCTGTATCCCTTGAAAGGCTATAGCTTGAGTGTGCCGCTGGCTGATGGCGAGACGGTCGCGCCACGCATCAGCGTCACGGATTACGAGCGGCGCATTGTCTACGCTCGTGTGGGCGGCGTGTTGCGGATTGCGGCCATGGTGGATATTGGCAGCGGCAGCGCCGACATTGATACCGCGCGCGTCGAGTTGTTGAAGCGCCAGGTCCAGGAAGCGTTTCCGGCGCTGGACCTGCGCCAGGCCATCCCGTGGGCCGGGCTGCGTCCGGCAACACCGACGGGCAAGCCGCTGATCGGGCGTAGCCCCGCCGCGGACAATCTGTGGCTGAACATAGGCCAGGGCGCGTTGGGCTTCACCCTGGCCTGCGGCAGCGCCGCGTTGCTGACCGCCCAGATGGGCGGCGTGGAGCTGCCGTTAGATCCTGCGCCGTTTCGCCCCTGA
- a CDS encoding Rrf2 family transcriptional regulator: protein MQLTRFTDFGLRVLMYLTQCRDRPSAVTIPEIAGRFGVSRNHLVKVVHFMSQRGWVNTSRGKGGGLSLARPAADYQVGDLIRELEQQGPLIDCREPPCALDGSCRLSGLLAQTLQTFYDALNAYTLADLVRDPTAAAIIKLHRAA, encoded by the coding sequence ATGCAACTGACCCGATTCACCGACTTCGGCTTGCGCGTCCTGATGTATCTGACGCAATGCCGCGACAGGCCGTCCGCTGTCACCATCCCGGAAATTGCCGGGCGCTTTGGCGTGTCCCGCAATCATCTGGTCAAGGTGGTGCATTTCATGTCACAGCGCGGCTGGGTCAACACGTCGCGCGGCAAGGGAGGGGGCTTGAGCCTGGCGCGCCCAGCTGCTGATTATCAGGTGGGCGACCTGATCCGCGAATTGGAACAGCAGGGGCCGCTGATCGACTGCCGCGAGCCGCCCTGTGCGCTGGACGGTTCCTGCCGGCTGTCGGGTTTGCTGGCGCAGACCTTGCAGACGTTCTATGACGCCCTCAATGCCTACACGCTGGCTGATCTGGTGCGAGACCCCACGGCGGCCGCCATTATCAAGCTGCATCGCGCCGCCTGA
- the hmpA gene encoding NO-inducible flavohemoprotein translates to MLSPQIRALVKATAPVLKTHGVALTRHFYARMFEHNPELKHIFNQAHQAGGQQQHALAGAVTAYAEHIDDPSVLMPVVTRIVHKHVSLGIRPEHYAIVGKHLLASIREVLGDAASDELVDAWGAAYGQLADLLIAEESRLYAESASKPGGWTGWRAFRVVGKQIESAEITSFYLAPSDGGTVPVYRPGQYVSVRVYVPELGLMQPRQYSLSDAPGHDRLRISVKRESGSGQLPAGRVSNALHDQLEEGGVLDVAPPQGDFHLREDSSAPVVLLSGGVGLTPMVSILNHLVRANDERQIRFVHGCRNRSVHAMKDHVNRIAAERGNVRKAVFYEEISQEDQQGQDYDHAGRVDLRAIRDEAIVPGADYYLCGPAPFMQAQRAALLDLGVGVDRIHAEAFGSGGAPA, encoded by the coding sequence ATGTTGAGTCCCCAAATCCGGGCGCTGGTCAAAGCCACGGCCCCTGTACTTAAGACGCATGGCGTGGCGCTGACCCGCCATTTTTATGCGCGCATGTTCGAGCACAATCCCGAACTCAAGCACATCTTCAACCAGGCGCATCAAGCGGGCGGTCAGCAGCAGCACGCCTTGGCGGGCGCGGTGACGGCGTACGCGGAACACATTGATGACCCCTCGGTGCTGATGCCGGTAGTGACGCGCATCGTGCACAAGCACGTCAGTCTGGGCATCCGGCCTGAGCACTACGCCATCGTGGGCAAGCATCTATTGGCCTCGATCCGCGAAGTGTTGGGTGACGCCGCAAGCGATGAATTGGTGGACGCCTGGGGCGCTGCCTACGGCCAGTTGGCGGATCTGTTGATTGCCGAGGAGTCGCGTCTGTATGCGGAGTCCGCGTCCAAACCTGGCGGCTGGACGGGATGGCGGGCGTTTCGCGTGGTGGGCAAGCAAATAGAAAGCGCCGAGATCACTTCTTTCTATCTGGCGCCCTCCGATGGCGGCACGGTGCCGGTATACCGCCCGGGCCAGTATGTGTCCGTGCGCGTCTATGTGCCTGAATTGGGGTTGATGCAGCCGCGCCAGTACAGCTTGTCGGATGCGCCTGGGCACGATCGCCTGCGTATCTCGGTCAAGCGCGAATCGGGTAGCGGGCAATTGCCCGCAGGCCGCGTGTCCAATGCGTTGCATGATCAGCTGGAAGAGGGAGGCGTGCTGGATGTGGCGCCGCCGCAGGGTGATTTTCATCTGCGCGAAGACAGCAGCGCCCCGGTCGTGCTGTTGAGCGGTGGCGTCGGACTGACGCCCATGGTGTCTATCCTGAACCATCTGGTGCGCGCCAATGACGAACGCCAGATTCGTTTTGTTCATGGCTGCCGCAATCGATCGGTGCACGCCATGAAAGATCACGTCAATCGTATTGCGGCGGAGCGCGGCAATGTGCGCAAAGCCGTGTTTTATGAAGAAATCAGCCAGGAGGATCAGCAAGGTCAAGACTACGACCATGCCGGCCGTGTGGACCTGCGGGCCATTCGCGATGAAGCTATCGTCCCTGGCGCGGATTACTACCTGTGCGGCCCGGCGCCGTTCATGCAAGCGCAGCGCGCCGCCCTGCTGGACCTGGGGGTGGGCGTTGATCGCATCCATGCCGAGGCGTTTGGCAGCGGAGGGGCGCCCGCCTAA
- a CDS encoding 4'-phosphopantetheinyl transferase family protein, with protein sequence MYWADQSAASHYRAHDLSAEDAQRALAIRSRKAQADWQVSRALLHDIRQFFPAPGALSLSHSAGHAICARAPAGFAVGADVERIRPRDVLRMAEWVCSKVEQHTLSGLSGAAQLEHFYLLWTLKESFIKAAKLDFPADMASVGLAARAGGGWALCAPAGVWRACSWRIGDDWMASVAWQASSLAPAPPQWRAGAGSVLPPIELIGDWRSLAG encoded by the coding sequence ATGTACTGGGCGGACCAAAGCGCCGCCAGTCACTACCGTGCGCACGATTTATCCGCTGAGGACGCCCAACGGGCGCTAGCGATACGTAGCCGCAAAGCGCAGGCCGACTGGCAGGTCAGCCGCGCGCTGCTGCACGATATCCGGCAATTTTTCCCTGCTCCTGGCGCTTTATCACTCAGTCATAGCGCTGGCCACGCCATTTGCGCCCGTGCGCCGGCAGGCTTTGCCGTGGGAGCCGACGTCGAACGCATCCGGCCGCGCGACGTGCTTCGGATGGCTGAATGGGTGTGTTCCAAAGTAGAACAACACACCCTGTCGGGGCTGTCAGGCGCGGCGCAATTGGAGCACTTTTATCTCCTCTGGACGCTGAAAGAGTCTTTCATCAAGGCTGCAAAGCTGGATTTTCCCGCTGATATGGCTTCCGTTGGCCTTGCGGCGCGAGCGGGCGGAGGATGGGCGCTGTGCGCGCCGGCAGGTGTGTGGCGCGCCTGTAGCTGGCGTATTGGAGACGATTGGATGGCATCGGTGGCGTGGCAGGCATCGTCACTTGCCCCAGCGCCGCCTCAATGGCGTGCGGGTGCCGGCAGCGTCTTGCCGCCTATCGAGCTGATCGGCGACTGGCGGTCGTTGGCCGGCTGA
- a CDS encoding beta-ketoacyl synthase chain length factor has translation MLTFSIAQWQGWTQGIDEPTDWLDWAKHPYCPLGDQRAPRLDFLPPMQRRRLSPLARAVFECAWPLGENHPNMPLVFASRHGETTRNFGLLQSLAAGEALSPTAFGLSVHNAIAAQWSIIRRETAESVALSVEDDGLEHAFIEAAMLFDQGHKDVLLVLAEERPPAAYTPWMDDVPYTYAAAFRLRPGNEWTLTMSAEPAHTDASREQVWPNPLNLLRHLTLRTPSWHHANHARRWTWTRTE, from the coding sequence ATGTTGACGTTCTCAATCGCGCAATGGCAGGGTTGGACGCAAGGAATTGATGAGCCCACGGATTGGTTGGACTGGGCAAAACATCCTTACTGCCCCCTCGGAGATCAACGCGCGCCCCGCCTCGACTTCTTGCCACCCATGCAACGCCGCCGCCTAAGCCCGCTGGCTCGCGCGGTGTTCGAGTGCGCGTGGCCACTGGGCGAGAACCATCCCAACATGCCACTGGTCTTCGCCTCCCGTCATGGAGAAACCACCCGCAACTTTGGTTTGCTGCAATCGCTGGCGGCGGGCGAAGCGCTATCACCCACCGCGTTCGGCTTATCCGTGCACAATGCCATCGCCGCGCAGTGGTCGATCATACGCCGCGAAACCGCTGAGTCTGTCGCCCTGTCTGTCGAAGACGACGGACTGGAACACGCCTTCATCGAGGCCGCCATGCTGTTCGACCAGGGTCACAAAGATGTTTTGCTGGTGCTGGCCGAAGAGCGCCCGCCGGCCGCCTACACGCCCTGGATGGACGACGTGCCGTATACCTATGCAGCGGCGTTCCGGCTGCGCCCCGGCAACGAGTGGACGTTGACGATGTCGGCAGAGCCAGCCCACACGGACGCAAGCAGAGAACAAGTCTGGCCCAATCCGCTGAATCTGCTCCGCCACCTGACGCTGCGCACTCCCAGTTGGCACCACGCCAATCATGCCCGCCGCTGGACTTGGACACGCACCGAATGA
- a CDS encoding lysophospholipid acyltransferase family protein — protein sequence MTSTTQRRQDFWLWRLLATGVAFTMFGLGGVLLRVLVFPPQRLFPGSKLDRQRRARWALNGTFRLFIRFMVRVGILTVEFKGADRLGKPGQMILANHPSLLDVVFLVGHVKNANCIVKHGLATNPFTRGPIANAGYITNDESFDMFDRAADVLRNGETLIVFPEGTRTPPNALPQFHRGACAIALRGARIVTPVVIQMNPRSLTKGEPWYRIPPCRMRYVIQVGDDIDPATWSSAHPLPIAGRKMNAWLHAYFEAELARLAPAGSLMNEQSPKAMEVESKRDE from the coding sequence ATGACAAGCACGACTCAACGCCGCCAGGATTTCTGGCTCTGGCGTCTGCTCGCCACTGGCGTGGCATTCACCATGTTCGGCCTGGGCGGCGTATTGCTGCGCGTCCTGGTCTTTCCGCCGCAGCGGCTTTTTCCCGGCAGCAAGCTCGATCGGCAACGCCGTGCACGCTGGGCATTGAACGGCACCTTTCGCCTGTTCATCCGGTTTATGGTCCGCGTTGGCATTCTGACGGTGGAATTCAAGGGCGCTGACCGCCTGGGCAAACCCGGTCAGATGATTCTGGCCAATCATCCGTCGCTGCTGGATGTCGTGTTTCTGGTCGGCCATGTCAAAAACGCCAATTGCATTGTCAAGCACGGGCTGGCCACCAATCCGTTTACGCGCGGCCCCATTGCCAACGCCGGCTACATCACGAATGACGAAAGCTTCGACATGTTCGACCGCGCAGCCGATGTCCTGCGCAATGGCGAAACGCTGATTGTGTTTCCCGAAGGCACGCGCACACCGCCCAATGCATTGCCGCAGTTTCATCGCGGCGCTTGCGCCATCGCGCTGCGCGGCGCAAGAATCGTGACCCCCGTGGTCATCCAGATGAACCCGCGCAGCCTGACCAAAGGCGAGCCCTGGTATCGGATTCCGCCCTGCCGCATGCGCTATGTCATTCAGGTGGGCGATGACATAGATCCCGCCACCTGGAGCAGCGCACACCCCTTGCCGATCGCGGGCCGCAAGATGAATGCCTGGCTGCATGCCTATTTCGAAGCCGAGCTGGCGCGCCTTGCGCCGGCCGGCTCCCTCATGAACGAACAATCGCCCAAGGCGATGGAAGTGGAGTCTAAGCGGGATGAATGA
- a CDS encoding phosphopantetheine-binding protein — MNELEFELKTLVIESLGLEDITPDDIERDAQLFGDGLGLDSVDALELGLALQKRYGITIDPETRNMREHFTSIASLAAFVAAQRRA, encoded by the coding sequence ATGAATGAACTGGAATTTGAGCTGAAGACGCTCGTCATCGAGTCGCTGGGGCTGGAAGACATTACGCCTGACGATATCGAACGCGACGCTCAACTCTTCGGCGACGGATTAGGGCTGGATTCGGTCGACGCCCTGGAGCTGGGCCTTGCGCTGCAGAAGCGCTACGGCATCACCATCGATCCCGAAACACGCAATATGCGTGAACACTTCACCAGCATTGCCAGCCTGGCGGCTTTTGTCGCCGCGCAACGGCGCGCCTGA
- a CDS encoding acyl carrier protein — protein sequence MHTREDIFNTLRDALVELFEIEPERVTPQANLYTDLEIDSIDAIDLIDHVCRQTGRKLDANDFRTVRTVEDVVQAMWQKQAPDA from the coding sequence ATGCATACCCGCGAGGACATCTTCAACACGTTGCGCGACGCGCTGGTCGAACTGTTCGAAATCGAACCGGAACGTGTCACGCCCCAAGCCAATCTGTATACAGATCTGGAAATCGACAGCATTGATGCGATTGACCTGATTGATCACGTGTGCCGTCAAACCGGCCGCAAGCTGGACGCCAACGACTTCAGAACGGTGCGCACCGTCGAAGACGTGGTCCAGGCAATGTGGCAAAAGCAGGCCCCTGACGCATGA